The following proteins are co-located in the Purpureocillium takamizusanense chromosome 10, complete sequence genome:
- a CDS encoding Succinate--hydroxymethylglutarate CoA-transferase (COG:Z~EggNog:ENOG503NY7X) — translation MDAHGKSTMSAASSSSTSSPSASHNLFEVYLRLRPPPAGATAAALADDRILNVEKPDDDDDDGESAPNTRGAAAARRGRPSHITLNPPTDRRRAIEKFAFTRVFEEDATQLDVFHCAEIASLAEGVLAPQGGEGTDAVVATLGVTGSGKTHTILGSKHQRGLTQLALDVLFRSIGPNMLAAADLPAVLESLQACDPSESALSTAPQFLESTYADNNSNNNLGHSRTGSRAGTPMIGEHGVSSPPPKRHLQQPSMLPQSPDVSGVHISCDPSAEYVIVVSMYEVHNDRIYDLLTPPIKSVATKDMRRRPLLFKSTELSPDRKVVAGLRKVVCTSFRDAILVLEAGLMERRVTGTGSNSVSSRSHGFFCFDVKKRARSRRPGGGSGGGYWGGSKLTIVDLAGSERAREAKTQGATLVEAGKINESLMYLGQCLQTQSEAGTSSKPNVVPYRQCKLTELLFSNSFPSSSSSSTHPQGPRRSPQRGVMIVTADPRGDFNATSQILRYSALAREVTVPRIPSITATILATSPPLGNSLASSTTQQQHQQQQHHHHPRPFMPPGGHHAGAGATHRNHTPPMNADERATMEIAALEIARMSDEIDQLRDEVERQTEARNVAEAHLLSMEDRLLDLEAAIRDECATEFEQRLAVELARFKASLALEHERSEEHWDRKVDVLERGLDDTHHHHQQQQHPVAYVDLDSDGDKENVLVEDLAQEVERLRRDNAVLKRELAGRTPCRRAPLAEREDVSSSQHGGSNNNSPVGSLGRRLERMRVGSPAVADAQLQQRARDVSSGSPTKKVRRLAAKRWEEVDDQ, via the exons ATGGACGCCCACGGCAAGTCGACCATGTCCGccgcgtcatcctcgtcgacatcatcgccctcggcgtcgcatAACCTCTTCGAGGTCTACCTGCGCCTACGTCCGCCCCCCGCGGGcgccacggcagcagcgctcgCAGACGATCGCATCTTGAACGTCGAGAAGccagacgatgacgacgacgatggcgagagCGCACCAAACAcccgaggcgcggcggccgcgcggcgcggtcggccgTCACACATCACGCTCAACCCCCCGACggaccggcggcgcgccatcGAAAAGTTTGCCTTTACGCGCGTGTTCGAGGAGGACGCGACCCAGCTCGACGTCTTCCACTGCGCAGAGATTGCCtccctggccgagggcgtgctcGCGCCCCAGGGCGGAGAGggcaccgacgccgtcgtcgcgacgCTCGGCGTCACGGGCTCTGGAAAG ACGCACACCATCCTCGGCTCAAAACACCAGCGCGGCCTGACGCAGCTCGCCCTAGACGTCCTGTTCCGCTCCATCGGCCCCaacatgctcgccgccgccgacctgccgGCTGTGCTCGAGTCGCTGCAAGCCTGCGACCCGTCCGAGTCGGCGCTCAGCACTGCGCCGCAGTTTCTCGAGTCGACGTATGCcgacaacaacagcaacaacaacctcGGACACTCGCGGACGGGGTCGCGCGCCGGCACCCCCATGATT GGCGAACACGGcgtctcctcgccgcctccgaagCGTCACCTCCAACAACCCTCGATGCTCCCGCAGTCCCCCGACGTCAGCGGCGTGCACATCTCGTGCGACCCGTCGGCCGAGTACGTCATCGTGGTGTCCATGTACGAAGTCCACAACGACCGCATCTACGACCTCCTCACGCCGCCCATCAAGTCCGTCGCCACCAAGGAcatgcgccggcggcccctGCTCTTCAAGTCGACGGAGCTCTCACCCGACCGCAAGGTGGTGGCCGGCCTGCGCAAGGTGGTGTGCACGAGCTTCCGGGACGCCATCCTGGTGCTCGAGGCCGGGCTCATGGAGCGCAGGGtcacgggcacgggcagcaaTAGCGTGTCGAGCCGCAGCCACGGCTTCTTTTGCTTCGACGTCaagaagcgcgcgcgcagtCGCAGGCCAGGTGgtggtagcggcggcggctactgGGGTGGCAGCAAGCtcaccatcgtcgacctggccggcagcgagcgggCCAGGGAGGCCAAGACGCAGGGCGCCAcgctggtcgaggcgggcaagATCAACGAGAGCCTCATGTATCTCGGACAGTGTCTGCAGACGCAGAGTGAGGCGGGCACATCCTCCAAG CCCAACGTTGTCCCTTACAGGCAGTGCAAGCTTACCGAGCTCCTCTTTTCCAACTCATttccgtcttcgtcgtcgtcgtcaactcACCCCCAAGGCCCGCGGCGCAGTCCTCAGCGCGGCGTCATGATTGTTACGGCCGACCCGCGAGGCGACTTTAATGCCACGTCTCAGATCCTCCGATACAGCGCCCTCGCTCGCGAAGTGACGGTACCGCGCATCCCGTCCATTACCGCCACGATCctggccacgtcgccgcctctgGGCAACAGCctggcgtcgagcacgacgcagcagcagcatcagcaacaacagcatcaccaccacccgcggcCGTTCATGCCCCCCGGCGGTCACcacgcgggcgcgggcgcgacgcaTCGAAACCACACGCCGCCGATGAACGCCGATGAGCGGGCGACCATGGAGATTGCGGCGCTGGAGATTGCGCGCATGAGCGACGAGATCGACCAGCTGAGGGACGAGGTAGAGAGGCAGACGGAGGCGAGGaacgtggccgaggcgcaccTCCTCAGCATGGAGGACCGCCTGctggacctcgaggccgccatccgcgacGAGTGCGCGACCGAGTTCGAGCAGCGGCTCGCggtcgagctggcgcgcTTCAAGGCCTCCCTCGCGCTGGAGCACGAGCGCAGCGAAGAGCATTGGGACCGCAAGGTGGACGTCCTGGAGCGCGGGCTCGACGAcactcaccaccatcaccagcagcagcaacatccCGTCGCCTACGTGGACCTCGACAGtgacggcgacaaggagaacGTGCTGGTCGAGGACCTGGCGCAGGAGGTGGAGCGCCTGCGCAGGGACAATGCCGTGCTCAAGAGGGAGCTCGCGGGGAGGACGCCGTGCCGTCGCGCGCCCCTCGCCGAGAGGGAGGACGTTTCCTCATcccagcacggcggcagcaacaatAACTCGCCCGTGGGGAGCCTGGGCCGCAGGCTGGAGAGGATGCGCGTCGGGagcccggcggtggcggacgcgcagctccagcagcgtgCGAGGGACGTGAGCAGCGGGAGCCCGACCAAGAAGGTGaggaggctggcggcgaagCGGTGGGAGGAGGTTGACGATCAGTGA
- a CDS encoding Succinate--hydroxymethylglutarate CoA-transferase (COG:Z~EggNog:ENOG503NY7X): MSLTAASRVRTAAKQDSKGEHGVSSPPPKRHLQQPSMLPQSPDVSGVHISCDPSAEYVIVVSMYEVHNDRIYDLLTPPIKSVATKDMRRRPLLFKSTELSPDRKVVAGLRKVVCTSFRDAILVLEAGLMERRVTGTGSNSVSSRSHGFFCFDVKKRARSRRPGGGSGGGYWGGSKLTIVDLAGSERAREAKTQGATLVEAGKINESLMYLGQCLQTQSEAGTSSKPNVVPYRQCKLTELLFSNSFPSSSSSSTHPQGPRRSPQRGVMIVTADPRGDFNATSQILRYSALAREVTVPRIPSITATILATSPPLGNSLASSTTQQQHQQQQHHHHPRPFMPPGGHHAGAGATHRNHTPPMNADERATMEIAALEIARMSDEIDQLRDEVERQTEARNVAEAHLLSMEDRLLDLEAAIRDECATEFEQRLAVELARFKASLALEHERSEEHWDRKVDVLERGLDDTHHHHQQQQHPVAYVDLDSDGDKENVLVEDLAQEVERLRRDNAVLKRELAGRTPCRRAPLAEREDVSSSQHGGSNNNSPVGSLGRRLERMRVGSPAVADAQLQQRARDVSSGSPTKKVRRLAAKRWEEVDDQ; the protein is encoded by the exons ATGTCGTTGACCGCCGCGAGCCGCGTCCGGACAGCTGCTAAACAAGACTCCAAGGGCGAACACGGcgtctcctcgccgcctccgaagCGTCACCTCCAACAACCCTCGATGCTCCCGCAGTCCCCCGACGTCAGCGGCGTGCACATCTCGTGCGACCCGTCGGCCGAGTACGTCATCGTGGTGTCCATGTACGAAGTCCACAACGACCGCATCTACGACCTCCTCACGCCGCCCATCAAGTCCGTCGCCACCAAGGAcatgcgccggcggcccctGCTCTTCAAGTCGACGGAGCTCTCACCCGACCGCAAGGTGGTGGCCGGCCTGCGCAAGGTGGTGTGCACGAGCTTCCGGGACGCCATCCTGGTGCTCGAGGCCGGGCTCATGGAGCGCAGGGtcacgggcacgggcagcaaTAGCGTGTCGAGCCGCAGCCACGGCTTCTTTTGCTTCGACGTCaagaagcgcgcgcgcagtCGCAGGCCAGGTGgtggtagcggcggcggctactgGGGTGGCAGCAAGCtcaccatcgtcgacctggccggcagcgagcgggCCAGGGAGGCCAAGACGCAGGGCGCCAcgctggtcgaggcgggcaagATCAACGAGAGCCTCATGTATCTCGGACAGTGTCTGCAGACGCAGAGTGAGGCGGGCACATCCTCCAAG CCCAACGTTGTCCCTTACAGGCAGTGCAAGCTTACCGAGCTCCTCTTTTCCAACTCATttccgtcttcgtcgtcgtcgtcaactcACCCCCAAGGCCCGCGGCGCAGTCCTCAGCGCGGCGTCATGATTGTTACGGCCGACCCGCGAGGCGACTTTAATGCCACGTCTCAGATCCTCCGATACAGCGCCCTCGCTCGCGAAGTGACGGTACCGCGCATCCCGTCCATTACCGCCACGATCctggccacgtcgccgcctctgGGCAACAGCctggcgtcgagcacgacgcagcagcagcatcagcaacaacagcatcaccaccacccgcggcCGTTCATGCCCCCCGGCGGTCACcacgcgggcgcgggcgcgacgcaTCGAAACCACACGCCGCCGATGAACGCCGATGAGCGGGCGACCATGGAGATTGCGGCGCTGGAGATTGCGCGCATGAGCGACGAGATCGACCAGCTGAGGGACGAGGTAGAGAGGCAGACGGAGGCGAGGaacgtggccgaggcgcaccTCCTCAGCATGGAGGACCGCCTGctggacctcgaggccgccatccgcgacGAGTGCGCGACCGAGTTCGAGCAGCGGCTCGCggtcgagctggcgcgcTTCAAGGCCTCCCTCGCGCTGGAGCACGAGCGCAGCGAAGAGCATTGGGACCGCAAGGTGGACGTCCTGGAGCGCGGGCTCGACGAcactcaccaccatcaccagcagcagcaacatccCGTCGCCTACGTGGACCTCGACAGtgacggcgacaaggagaacGTGCTGGTCGAGGACCTGGCGCAGGAGGTGGAGCGCCTGCGCAGGGACAATGCCGTGCTCAAGAGGGAGCTCGCGGGGAGGACGCCGTGCCGTCGCGCGCCCCTCGCCGAGAGGGAGGACGTTTCCTCATcccagcacggcggcagcaacaatAACTCGCCCGTGGGGAGCCTGGGCCGCAGGCTGGAGAGGATGCGCGTCGGGagcccggcggtggcggacgcgcagctccagcagcgtgCGAGGGACGTGAGCAGCGGGAGCCCGACCAAGAAGGTGaggaggctggcggcgaagCGGTGGGAGGAGGTTGACGATCAGTGA
- a CDS encoding uncharacterized protein (TransMembrane:1 (o6-27i)~EggNog:ENOG503NWBF~COG:Q) has translation MLAVVAPSPATVAVAAPVLLMVFWIALHLRIEYRLRQNPGVRAPALANNPFSAIYWFLEAANMQANNRLLDYFNSIYRYATPSAPNIVEMTFASRRVLLTREPEHVKTVLTSKFTDFGKGEVFHDAWSPFLGDSIFTTDGDRWHKSRALIRPMFTRDRVRDLHIFDRWSAALLAELPPAAGTTVDVCDLFYRMTLDVTTDFLLGQSVGALENPRSDFSRAFMEVQRMQMILTILYPFRWFVPQRKYKSGIKLIESFMAPYIAATLRITPSELEERSSKSDRDFDFTFLHHIALFSRDPKVLRDQIMAVLLAGRDTTAATLSWCLYELANAPAVWARLRADVLALVGPERAPTYEDLKALTYLTHTLNETLRLYPAVPYNLRSCLESSTLPGQPGQPDIATLPGDIIVYSTLSMQRRRDLYPPASEGFPDPAVFSPDRWDSWTPKPWHFVPFNGGPRICIGQNFALTSMAFTLVRLLQKYERVEYRGDWAAQFHKAEIVGCPGHGVPVAFFEPSV, from the exons atgctcgccgtcgtcgcgcccagcccggccaccgtggccgtggccgccccGGTCTTGCTCATGGTGTTTTGGATCGCGCTGCACCTGCGCATCGAGTACCGTCTGCGCCAGAACCCGGGCGtccgcgcgccggcgctcgcCAACAACCCCTTCTCCG CCATCTACTGgttcctcgaggcggccaacaTGCAGGCCAACAACCGGCTCCTCGACTACTTCAACTCCATCTACCGCTacgccacgccctcggcgcccaaCATCGTCGAGATGACCTTTGCCAGCCGGCGCGTGCTCCTGACGCGCGAGCCCGAGCACGTCAAGACGGTGCTCACGTCCAAGTTCACCGACTTTGGCAAGGGCGAGGTGTTCCACGACGCCTGGAGCCCCTTCTTGGGCGACTCCATCTTCaccaccgacggcgaccgcTGGCACAAGAGCCGCGCCCTCATCCGGCCCATGTTCACGCGCGACCGCGTCCGCGACCTGCACATCTTTGACCGCTGgtccgccgccctgctggccgagctgcccCCCGCTGCGGGCACCACCGTCGACGTGTGCGACTTGTTCTACCGCATGACGCTGGACGTGACGACCGACTTTCTGCTCGGGCAGAGCGTGGGCGCGCTGGAGAATCCGCGGAGCGACTTTTCGCGGGCGTTTATGGAGGTGCAGCGCATGCAGATGATTCTCACGATTCTCTA TCCTTTCCGATGGTTTGTCCCGCAGCGCAAGTACAAGTCGGGCATCAAGCTCATCGAGTCCTTCATGGCGCCCTacatcgccgccacgctgcgCATCACCCcctcggagctcgaggagcgctCCTCCAAGTCGGACCGCGACTTCGACTTTACGTTTCTGCACCACATTGCGCTCTTCAGCCGCGACCCCAAGGTGCTCCGCGACCAGATCATGGCcgtcctgctcgccggccgcgacaccaccgccgcgaccctCTCGTGGTGCCTCTACGAGCTCGCcaacgcgcccgccgtctgggcccgcctccgcgccgacgtgctcgccCTCGTGGGCCCCGAGCGCGCGCCTACGTATGAGGACCTCAAGGCGCTGACGTACCTGACGCACACGCTCaacgagacgctgcgcctGTATCCGGCTGTGCCGTACAACCTGCGGTCCTGTC TCGAGTCCTCCACGCTccccggccagcccggccagcccgACATCGCCACCCTCCCCGGCGACATCATCGTGTACAGCACCCTCTCCatgcagcggcgccgcgacctctacccgcccgcctcggaAGGATTCCCCGACCCGGCCGTCTTCAGCCCGGACCGCTGGGACAGCTGGACGCCCAAGCCCTGGCACTTTGTGCCGTTCAACGGCGGGCCGCGCATCTGCATTGGGCAGAACTTTGCCCTCACCTCGATGGCCTTTACGC TCGTTCGCCTCCTGCAAAAGtacgagcgcgtcgagtaCCGCGGCGACTGGGCCGCGCAGTTCCACAAGGCCGAGATCGTCGGCTgccccggccacggcgttCCCGTCGCCTTCTTCGAGCCGTCTGTGTGA
- a CDS encoding uncharacterized protein (EggNog:ENOG503P0XK): MSRNVRQKYPSTPVQASKRRGSDSSSSLDLSDDDGYSAVEDISDSEDDDEDDVNAVEEENILIEAVRPGHTPRPQPAPVAAADDDDDEEEEDEDDDDNEEEDDDEEEEEDEDEARFGDGDESASWAGIVSEADASQVSDFYHEPNTFAADAAVARHVRFDVPSSESDSTDTDEDDHGDLFPDIFVSQNSLDPAFRREIEHDPDESSGSGSFWDFNGQYEEDQRDSDAEEVVRDASDDETPTATPRPAHSAVSAQFTPTFEENLELDGYETDGDTTEEDIPDPPIRRKTRRPSNPMSEGSDSDTESAVQTERGQPRVGRFKLDRSDKKPIAVLNPLTRKMMIFTPHRRRQLDLSPEQFNFPWCIEEQSSPLLSNSANMMLSAMFSTNTFADLVNPQTMGPAEAFFPFPSEVNTADESSTAPPSVQGDGDEAEKKLDISDFITWDGDSSGDEGDGDWEPSSTPLRPSTGERDVLSHLNSDTVGAFRRNQINQQLILSNQATQDSLAFSGPYNYTALKGLKSDRFDTAGIPLTPVRRQKKHLGEVARSPLEQVSAKRKASGDVGGGHKKHRSISDVNFLRI; the protein is encoded by the exons ATGTCTCGCAACGTTCGACAAAAGTACCCCTCCACGCCCGTCCAGGCGTCCAAGCGCCGTGGCTCCGACTCTTCGTCTTCCCTCGATCTCTCCGACGATGATGGCTActccgccgtcgaggacattAGCGACtccgaggatgacgacgaggacgacgtcaatgcggtcgaggaggagaacaTCTTGATCGAGGCCGTGCGACCCGGCCACACTCCTCGACCGCAACCCGCccccgttgccgctgccgacgacgatgacgacgaggaagaggaggacgaggatgatgatgacaacgaagaagaagatgatgacgaagaagaagaagaggacgaggacgaggctcgctttggcgacggcgacgagagcgcCAGCTGGGCTGGCATCGTgtccgaggccgacgccagccAAGTCTCTGACTTTTATCATGAGCCCAACACCtttgccgccgatgccgccgtcgcacgCCACGTGCGCTTCGACGTGCCCTCGAGCGAATCGGACTCGACCGacacggacgaggacgatcACGGCGACTTGTTTCCCGACATCTTTGTCTCCCAAAACTCTCTTGACCCCGCCTTCCGCCGTGAGATTGAACATGACCCCGACGAGTCATCTGGGTCTGGCTCGTTCTGGGACTTCAACGGCCAGTATGAAGAAGACCAGCGCGACTCGGATGCCGAGGAGGTCGTGCGCGACGCGTCGGATGACGAGACGCCCACCGCTACGCCAAGACCTGCCCACTCTGCGGTTTCCGCCCAGTTCACCCCGACGTTTGAAGAGAATCTGGAACTGGACGGCTACGAAA CCGACGGTGACACGACCGAGGAAGACATACCGGACCCTCCCATCCGTCGCAAgactcgccgcccgtccaaTCCCATGAGCGAAGGGTCCGACTCGGACACAGAGTCGGCAGTCCAGACGGAGCGCGGGCAGCCGCGCGTTGGCCGGTTCAAGCTGGACCGGTCCGACAAGAAGCCCATCGCCGTGCTGAATCCTCTGACGCGCAAGATGATGATCTTCACGccgcaccgccggcgccagctcGACCTGTCGCCCGAGCAGTTCAACTTTCCGTGGTGCATCGAGGAGCAGTCATCGCCGCTGCTCAGCAACTCAGCCAACATGATGCTGAGCGCCATGTTCTCCACCAACACCTTTGCCGACCTGGTCAACCCGCAGACCATGGGCCCGGCCGaggccttcttccccttcccgTCTGAGGTCAACACGGCCGACgagagctcgacggcgccgcctagcgtgcagggcgacggcgacgaggcggagaagaagctggaCATAAGCGACTTCATTACGTGGGACGGCGACTCGTCGGGTGACGAGGGTGACGGCGACTGGgagccctcgtcgacgccgctgcggccgagcaccggcgagcgcgacgtgCTGTCGCACCTCAACTCGGACACGGTGGGCGCGTTCCGCCGCAACCAGATCAACCAGCAGTTGATACTGAGCAACCAGGCGACGCAGGACTCGCTGGCCTTTAGCGGCCCGTACAACTACACGGCCCTCAAAGGCCTCAAGTCGGACCGGTTTGACACGGCCGGCATCCCCCTGACGCCTGTGCGCCGGCAAAAGAAGCACCTCGGCGAGGTGGCGCGCAGCCCGCTCGAGCAAGTCTCGGCGAAGCGCAAGGCTTCGGgtgacgtcggcggcggccacaaGAAGCACAGGAGCATCTCGGACGTGAACTTTTTGAGGATATGA
- a CDS encoding Galactose oxidase (CAZy:CBM32~CAZy:AA5~COG:O~EggNog:ENOG503NY8H~SECRETED:SignalP(1-21~SECRETED:cutsite=AYA-AA~SECRETED:prob=0.3552)), with protein sequence MKLLNAACALALCDAASLAYAAAVKPRLTSRATTLSLLAAKPLGNTINRAGWKVTCDSQEKDNECAKAIDGDQGTMWHTAWSDNEPSPPHTITVDMGSAQVINGISVLPRQDDNDHGWIARHDVFVSADGQAWGDAVVTGTWYSDKTTKYANFEPRNARYVRLVARSEANGQPWTSIAEFNVYKASNPPAAKQGVGKWGLTIDFPIVPVAAIVDPLTGKVVVWSAYENDKFEGSPGGWTLTSTWDPKTGEVTQRNVTNIGHDMFCPGISLASDGRVVVTGGSNAEKTSFYDSPTDSWVKGPDMNVPRGYQASTLTSDGRVFTIGGSWSGGVFEKNGEIWDPATNTWRMLPGAAVKPMLTKDRGGLYRSDNHAWLFGWHNGSVFQAGPSQAMNWYYPAGNGNTRPGGYRRAGSSVDGDAMCGNAVMFDAVAGKILTMGGAPHYEDADASSNAYVLTLGEKGAEPQVVFAGKGLSGPRIFANAVVLPDGTVFVTGGQRHGQLFHDTTPQLTPELYDPATDSFVDQAPNSVVRVYHSMAILLPDATVLSGGGGLCGGDCEFNHFDAQIFTPRYLLDAQGKPATRPVIRSVSSKEIRAGGRLNITTDGPIKSASMVRYGSATHSINTDQRRVPLVLQQDGGRPSYTVEMDEDLGVLLPGYWMLFVMNDKGVPSIATTIKVWL encoded by the coding sequence ATGAAgctcctcaacgccgcgTGCGCCCTCGCCTTGTGCGATGCGGCAAGCCTCGCCtacgccgcggccgtcaagCCGCGCCTGACATCGCGAGCCACGACTCTCAGTCTCTTGGCCGCCAAGCCCCTCGGTAATACCATCAACCGCGCCGGGTGGAAGGTGACGTGCGACAGCCAGGAAAAGGACAATGAGtgcgccaaggccatcgacggcgaccaaGGCACCATGTGGCACACGGCGTGGTCAGACAACgaaccgtcgccgccgcacaccATTACCGTCGACATGGGGTCCGCGCAGGTCATCAACGGCATCTCGGTGCTGCCGCGAcaggacgacaacgaccacGGGTGGATTGCCCGCCACGACGTCTTTGTGAGTGCCGACGGACAGGCCtggggcgacgccgtggtgACGGGCACGTGGTACTCGGACAAGACGACCAAGTATGCCAACTTTGAGCCGCGCAACGCCCGCTATGTGCGGCTCGTGGCGCGGAGCGAGGCCAACGGTCAGCCGTGGACGAGCATCGCCGAGTTCAACGTCTACAAGGCCAGCAACCCACCCGCGGCCAagcagggcgtcggcaaATGGGGCCTGACCATCGACTTCCCCAtcgtgcccgtcgccgccatcgtggACCCCCTGACCGGCAAGGTCGTGGTCTGGTCGGCGTACGAAAACGACAAGTTCGAGGGCTCGCCCGGCGGATGGACGCTCACGTCGACGTGGGACCCCAAGACGGGAGAGGTGACGCAGCGCAACGTGACCAACATCGGGCACGACATGTTCTGCCCGGGCATTTCGCTGGCGTCCGACGgccgggtggtggtgacgggaGGCAGCAACGCCGAGAAGACGTCCTTTTACGACTCGCCGACCGACAGCTGGGTCAAGGGCCCCGACATGAACGTGCCCCGCGGGTACCAGGCGTCGACCTTGACCTCGGACGGACGCGTCTTCACCATCGGCGGCTCGTGGAGCGGCGGAGTCTTTGAGAAGAATGGCGAGATCTGGGACCCGGCCACCAACACATGGCGCATGCTccccggcgcggccgtcAAGCCCATGCTGACCAAggaccgcggcggcctctACCGCTCCGACAACCACGCCTGGCTCTTCGGCTGGCACAACGGCAGCGTCTTCCAGGCCgggcccagccaggccatgAACTGGTACTACCcggccggcaacggcaacacGCGCCCCGGAGGCTAtcgccgggcgggcagcagcgtcgacggcgacgccatgtGCGGCAACGCGGTCATgttcgacgccgtcgccggcaagATCCTgaccatgggcggcgcgccgcactacgaggacgccgacgcttCCAGCAACGCCTATGTGCTGACACTGGGCGAGAAGGGCGCGGAGCCGcaggtcgtcttcgccggCAAGGGCCTGTCGGGCCCGCGCATCttcgccaacgccgtcgtcctgcccgacggcaccgtcttcgtgacgggcggccagcgccacggccaacTCTTCCATGACACGACGCCTCAGCTGACGCCCGAGCTGTACGACCCGGCCACCGACTCCTTTGTCGACCAGGCCCCCAACTCGGTGGTGCGCGTCTACCACAGCATGGCCATTCTGCTTCCCGACGCCACCGtcctcagcggcggcggcgggctgtgcggcggcgactgcgaGTTCAACCACTTTGACGCCCAGATCTTCACGCCGCGGTACCTGCTGGACGCGCAGGGCAAGCCGGCCACGCGCCCCGTCATTCGCAGCGTCTCGAGCAAGGAGAttcgcgcgggcggcaggctcAACATTACCACCGACGGGCCCATCAAGTCGGCGTCCATGGTGCGCTACGGGTCGGCCACACACTCCATCAACACGGATCAGCGGCGCGTGCCCTTGGTGCTGCAgcaagacggcggccgtcctTCCTACACGGTGGAAATGGACGAGGATCtcggcgtgctgctgccggggTACTGGATGCTGTTTGTCATGAACGACAAGGGCGTGCCGAGCATCGCCACGACCATCAAGGTGTGGCTGTGA